From Amphiura filiformis chromosome 20, Afil_fr2py, whole genome shotgun sequence, a single genomic window includes:
- the LOC140142273 gene encoding uncharacterized protein, with the protein MLDVSVSRDGVGNLSFKVYRKPTHADQYLGFSSNHPLQHKLGVIRTLCDRVNSIVTKEEERTQELDKVRRSLAIYGYEDWSWVTARKKREPKPQSKKQSSQPKGSVSIPYIPGLSESIQRLLRSNGVITHIKPTNTIRSVLVNPKDKTDKL; encoded by the coding sequence ATGCTCGATGTATCGGTGTCGCGAGATGGTGTGGGCAATTTGAGCTTCAAAGTGTACCGTAAACCAACACATGCGGACCAGTATTTGGGTTTCTCGTCCAACCATCCACTGCAACACAAACTTGGAGTAATTCGCACCTTATGTGATCGCGTTAATTCTATTGTCACCAAGGAGGAAGAGCGGACACAAGAACTTGACAAGGTTCGTAGATCTCTGGCCATTTATGGCTATGAAGATTGGAGCTGGGTTACTGCCAGAAAGAAACGGGAACCCAAACCTCAGTCCAAGAAACAATCAAGTCAACCTAAGGGGAGTGTCTCCATCCCTTACATTCCGGGACTATCGGAGTCCATTCAGCGGTTGCTACGGTCTAATGGTGTCATCACCCACATTAAACCGACGAACACTATCAGATCTGTTTTAGTCAATCCTAAGGACAAGACGGATAAATTATAA
- the LOC140142535 gene encoding uncharacterized protein, translating to MLLPIQPGNGNNFTHCIVPSHLPEEPVPYRDWDSADDDEEYFFDFGYVPSEVIFHRLIARCWYHNLEEARTNGRLYHQRGIFCFKEDSIFFMLQLQQNSIKQQLIRVVVQSNDGQQRCGFQVLQWITGELEDIRKKDFPNLPYRLGPACMICSEGQDTIIKVLEICTDGEEFPTANSPVKKLLVDGRYHEVRLAPKLSVSCGRKNRRGSSESSTSSATRDSRRQQGAVAIGEGSNNLVIKAGDNTQINLQCPDREIQPET from the exons ATGTTGTTACCGATACAACCGGGAAATGGAAATAACTTTACACATTGTATCGTACCCTCTCACCTCCCTGAAGAACCTGTGCCATACAGGGACTGGGACAGTGCCGATGATGACGAAGAATACTTCTTTGATTTTGGCTATGTGCCGAGTGAAGTTATTTTTCACCGGCTTATAGCTCGTTGCTGGTACCACAATCTGGAGGAAGCACGAACAAATGGTAGGCTTTATCATCAACGAGGCATATTCTGCTTCAAAGAGGATTCCATTTTTTTCATGCTACAGCTACAGCAGAATTCCATCAAGCAACAACTCATTAGAGTAGTGGTTCAAAGTAATGATGGACAGCAAAGATGCGGTTTTCAAGTCTTGCAATGGATTACTGGAGAGCTGGAAGATATTAGGAAGAAGGACTTCCCGAACCTACCGTACAGACTGGGACCAGCTTGCATGATATGTAGTGAGGGACAGGACACCATCATCAAGGTTCTTGAAATTTGCACCGACGGTGAAGAATTCCCAACGGCCAACAGTCCAGTGAAGAAGTTGTTAGTGGACGGACGCTACCATGAAGTGCGTTTGGCACCAAAG CTCTCTGTATCATGTGGACGCAAAAATAGACGTGGTTCGTCGGAATCGTCGACGTCCTCCGCAACTAgagatagcagaagacaacaaG GTGCTGTGGCAATTGGAGAAGGATCAAATAATCTGGTCATCAAAGCTGGTGACAATACGCAGATTAACCTACAATGCCCAGACCGCGAGATACAGCCAGAGACCTAG
- the LOC140142538 gene encoding uncharacterized protein: MVKDFISYLKKYGNFGRSYSRSELASDKSIRLAYQNALNNGIGKCNRLRTVIVGDKGVGKTSTLQMLTGSKCDPTIEPHSTEVIDITTCETSDLTPEWSKVSGNLRADDPRLAASWCVCKDEDSFRRALKINVKPASLNTKIQRNRRTLKQHKHLQEERGEQQAKSYFTDSGDLLKLTILITLTTSVYTGLGYEFGPFAWLTVFAYCSSFRNFNRAYRFGTGFALHAIVVDILCSNMILDIQIGENANIVMGSLKVLLCCFLSGLFGLLIGSGCRIGTVIAFCLMTRPKSLPVDDEDWQRKAPHIILLWSGFLVAGIFVKQSGSFVKSGIYWLLHKKLLRIGGCFTFFLLMFILLNGRYVYSLFIGCASAVNYIIGIHFARELTAKKISRDGYLKKKGFGFIAAFILGHLFGFKLNTCIGLIQVTCIASFILRDLYICFQVQRALKDGIPIHTFREQILVSMRGQDATVMKLIVWDFAGDSIYRVMQQFFLPEKAIYILVFSLETAWENPRQQMERLKQWLYTIKAHSTTYDSLVFIVGTHRDSVCNHVGFLDDIAEELRESLYNDFCGILAINTKYESPLFVVENSRHIDEDGVLLRETIKRNAKERPFLKQEQPVWYLRLLDIMKQWKDISAHRWYIERETFLEIASREGFAEEEVERFLKFCHFSGEFIYRNDDKVMKNYVILDPQHLLDIMKEVLKFPSLSERLFENAANWQALQTNGVASVDLLTEIVDSDREVVDTVTRFLEAYNMLLPIQPANGNSFTHCIVPSCLPELPEGYCVWDSADDDEEYFFDFGYVPAEAIFHRILARCWYHHQEIGRTSSGLYHQCGIFCFKEDSIFFMLQLLKNSTKQQLIKVVVQSLDAQQRCGFQVLQWITGELEDIRRKDFPNLPYKLGPCCNICCEGQDTIKVLELCVNGEEFPAANGPVKKLLADGRYHEVCLAPKLSVVCGRKNRRSYMESSRLLSATATEETPEALQGAVSIGEGSKNVVIKAGDNTTINLHNPRTEHPAD; encoded by the exons ATGGTGAAAGATTTTATATCTTACCTTAAGAAATATGGAAATTTCGGAAGGAGTTACAGCCGTAGTGAATTAGCGAGTGACAAATCTATTCGACTTGCTTACCAAAACGCGTTAAATAACGGAATTGGAAAATGTAACAGACTGCGGACAGTGATTGTTGGGGACAAAGGTGTTGGGAAGACAAGTACTTTGCAGATGCTGACTGGAAGCAAATGTGATCCTACCATTGAACCACACTCCACAGAAGTAATTGATATAACTACCTGCGAAACATCTGACCTGACTCCAGAGTGGTCGAAAGTTAGCGGCAATCTTAGGGCAGATGATCCTAGATTAGCCGCATCGTGGTGCGTTTGCAAAGACGAAGATAGTTTCAGGAGAGCGTTGAAGATTAATGTCAAACCCGCCTCTCTTAATACAAAGATACAAAGAAATCGACGTACACTAAAACAACATAAACACCTGCAAGAGGAGCGTGGTGAACAACAGGCAAAAAGCTATTTTACTGATTCGGGAGACCTACTAAAATTGACTATTCTGATCACCTTGACTACATCCGTATATACTGGGTTAGGCTATGAGTTTGGGCCATTCGCGTGGCTGACAGTATTTGCCTATTGTAGTTCCTTCAGGAATTTTAACCGTGCTTACCGGTTCGGTACTGGTTTTGCGTTGCACGCCATTGTGGTAGATATTTTGTGTAGTAATATGATTCTTGATATCCAAATAGGTGAGAATGCAAATATTGTAATGGGAAGCCTAAAAGTCTTGCTCTGCTGTTTCCTCTCAGGTCTATTTGGTTTGTTGATCGGATCCGGTTGTCGAATTGGTACAGTTATTGCTTTCTGTCTCATGACAAGACCCAAATCATTGCCAGTAGATGATGAAGATTGGCAAAGAAAGGCACCGCATATCATTTTGCTTTGGAGTGGATTTCTTGTTGCCGGCATCTTCGTCAAACAATCAGGGTCCTTTGTTAAATCAGGTATCTACTGGCTATTGCATAAAAAACTGCTTCGTATTGGAGGTTGTTTTACGTTCTTTCTTCTTATGTTCATATTATTAAATGGTCGCTATGTGTATAGTTTGTTCATTGGCTGCGCAAGTGCAGTAAATTATATAATTGGTATTCACTTTGCAAGGGAATTAACTGCAAAAAAGATCTCAAGAGACGGATACCTGAAAAAGAAAGGATTTGGGTTTATAGCGGCGTTTATATTGGGACATCTTTTTGGCTTCAAGCTCAATACATGCATTGGGTTGATTCAAGTAACTTGCATTGCTTCATTTATCCTTCGGGATTTGTATATTTGTTTCCAAGTCCAGAGGGCTCTGAAGGATGGAATTCCTATTCATACCTTTCGAGAACAAATATTAGTGTCAATGCGTGGACAAGACGCAACAGTCATGAAGCTTATCGTATGGGACTTTGCAGGAGATTCTATTTATCGCGTCATGCAGCAGTTCTTTCTTCCAGAAAAAGCTATTTATATTCTAGTTTTTAGTTTGGAAACGGCATGGGAAAATCCAAGACAACAGATGGAAAGGTTAAAACAATGGCTATATACAATAAAAGCTCATTCCACGACGTATGATTCACTTGTTTTTATTGTTGGTACACATCGCGATAGTGTCTGCAACCATGTCGGGTTCCTGGACGACATTGCAGAAGAGCTTCGCGAGTCCTTATACAATGACTTTTGTGGAATCCTTGCGATAAATACGAAGTACGAATCTCCATTATTTGTGGTAGAAAACTCCCGCCATATCGATGAAGATGGCGTACTGTTGAGAGAAACAATCAAACGCAACGCAAAGGAGAGACCATTTCTCAAACAAGAACAGCCAGTTTGGTACCTTCGCCTGCTAGACATTATGAAACAATGGAAAGATATAAGTGCACATCGATGGTATATTGAAAGGGAGACCTTTCTCGAGATAGCTAGCAGGGAAGGGTTTGCAGAAGAAGAAGTTGAGCGGTTTCTGAAATTTTGTCACTTTTCAGGAGAGTTCATATACCGAAATGATGATAAAGTTATGAAGAATTATGTCATACTAGATCCCCAGCATCTTCTCGATATCATGAAAGAAGTACTGAAGTTTCCGTCATTGTCGGAACGGCTTTTCGAAAATGCTGCAAATTGGCAAGCTTTGCAGACGAATGGCGTCGCAAGCGTGGACTTActaacagaaatagtcgatagtgATCGAGAGGTGGTCGATACGGTCACGCGATTTTTGGAGGCGTACAATATGCTGTTACCGATACAACCGGCAAATGGGAACAGCTTTACGCATTGTATTGTACCATCTTGCCTTCCTGAACTTCCCGAGGGATATTGTGTCTGGGATAGCGCTGATGATGACGAGGAATACTTCTTTGATTTTGGGTATGTGCCGGCTGAAGCCATTTTCCACCGCATTCTAGCTCGGTGCTGGTACCATCATCAGGAAATAGGTCGAACAAGTAGTGGACTTTATCATCAATGCGGCATCTTTTGTTTCAAAGAGGATTCGATTTTCTTCATGCTGCAGCTACTAAAGAATTCCACCAAGCAACAACTCATCAAAGTAGTGGTTCAAAGTTTAGATGCTCAACAAAGATGCGGTTTTCAAGTCTTGCAATGGATCACTGGAGAGTTGGAAGATATACGGAGGAAAGACTTCCCGAACCTACCGTACAAACTGGGACCTTGTTGCAACATTTGCTGTGAAGGACAGGACACCATCAAGGTTCTTGAACTTTGCGTCAATGGTGAAGAATTCCCAGCGGCTAACGGTCCAGTGAAGAAGTTGTTAGCGGATGGACGTTACCATGAAGTGTGTCTAGCACCAAAG CTTTCTGTAGTATGCGGACGCAAGAACCGACGAAGCTACATGGAATCGTCGCGGCTTCTCTCTGCTACAGCTACAGAAGAAACGCCCGAAGCACTACAAG GTGCTGTTTCAATTGGTGAAGGATCCAAGAATGTGGTAATCAAAGCTGGAGACAACACAACAATTAACCTACACAACCCACGGACCGAACATCCTGCAGACTAG
- the LOC140142541 gene encoding uncharacterized protein: protein METIDFDSYFNGFGRSFNRSVLVNDDSIRYAYQNALNNGIGECNRLRTVIVGDKGVGKTSTLQMLTGGQCDPTIEPKSTEGIEITTCETSDLIPEWTKGSDDLRSDDPRLAASWCVFKEENSLKGAPKDGVNPVSPRTQNDPRNLKQNEQMQDNSGEQQCGLINILIRSARNKIADSGVLLKEVLPVIIMTTLVYNGLGSEIGTFMLLTILASRSVFCDFNRAYRNGIVFALHAIVVDVLSNDMILDIQLSDLNLLLGSLIRLLLCCSISGVFGFMCGFGGRTGMAIAFCLMTRPKTSSVDSDWKQKAPHIILLFSGYLLGTIFVKELEPFIRIFVRWLLQKRLLRFGGCFMLFVVTFMSLKGCYVYSLLIGCIMGVNIIALQYAWELTAKKTSIDGYLKKKRIGFIAATTFGHLMGFKLNAYIGLSQMTCITLFILRDLYFYFRIKKAQNEGIPIHIFRKQIMTSSRGQDATVMKLIVWDFAGDSIYQGMQQYFLPEKAVYLLAFSFEMAWENPRQQVERLKQWLYTIKAHSMAHDALVFIVGTHRDSVKHHVGFLNEIAEQLRKSLYNEFCGILAINANYESPLFVVENSLPIDEDGVLLRETITRKAKERPFLKQKQPVKFLRLLNMIKQWKSGSEGRWYIERESFLEKAGRKGFEEEEVESFLRFCHFSGEFIYRNDDEVMRNYVILDPQHLLDIMKQLLKFPLLSERLLENAENWLSLQTNGVASVDLLTEIVGDYPELVNTITRFLEAYNMLLPIGPGNTNNFTHGIVPSHLPEEPALCWDWDSADDDEEYLFDFGYVPSEAIFYRLLARCWYHNRGDAQTNGRLYHQRGIFCFKDNSIFFMLQLQIHSINQQLIRVVVQSTDEQQRYGFQVLQWITGELEDIRKKDFPHLPYRLGPRCKMCSEGQDTIKVLEICGNGKEFPTANSPVKKLLVDGRYHEVYMAPKLSVSCGRKNRRSSSESSSSSAAGDNGRHQGAVAIGEGSNNVVIKAGDNTQINLQCPDPEIQPDT, encoded by the exons ATGGAGACTATTGACTTTGATTCCTATTTTAACGGATTTGGAAGGAGCTTCAACCGTAGCGTTTTGGTGAATGACGATTCCATTCGATATGCTTACCAAAATGCTTTGAATAACGGCATTGGAGAATGTAACAGACTGCGAACAGTGATTGTTGGTGACAAAGGTGTTGGGAAGACAAGTACTCTGCAGATGCTGACTGGAGGCCAGTGTGATCCTACCATCGAACCGAAATCTACCGAAGGAATTGAAATAACCACTTGCGAGACGTCTGATCTGATTCCAGAGTGGACGAAAGGTAGTGATGACCTTAGGTCAGATGATCCTAGATTAGCCGCATCGTGGTGCGTTTTCAAAGAAGAAAATAGTTTAAAGGGAGCTCCGAAGGATGGTGTCAACCCTGTCTCTCCTAGGACTCAAAATGATCCCCGTAACctaaaacaaaatgaacaaatgCAGGATAACAGCGGTGAGCAACAGTGTGGATTAATCAACATATTAATCAGAAGTGCAAGAAACAAGATTGCTGATTCAGGGGTGCTACTGAAAGAAGTCCTTCCAGTGATCATCATGACTACCCTCGTATATAATGGGTTAGGTTCTGAAATTGGGACATTCATGTTGCTGACAATACTTGCCAGTCGTAGTGTTTTTTGCGATTTTAACCGTGCTTACCGGAATGGAATTGTCTTTGCGTTACACGCTATTGTGGTAGACGTTTTGTCAAATGATATGATTCTTGATATCCAATTAAGTGATTTAAATCTTCTGTTGGGAAGTCTTATCAGACTCTTGCTCTGCTGTTCGATTTCAGGTGTATTTGGTTTCATGTGTGGATTCGGTGGTAGAACAGGTATGGCTATTGCTTTCTGTCTCATGACAAGACCCAAAACATCGTCAGTAGATTCAGATTGGAAACAAAAGGCACCGCATATTATTTTGCTTTTTAGTGGATATCTTCTTGGAACTATCTTCGTTAAAGAGTTAGAGCCCTTTATTCGAATATTTGTCCGCTGGCTATTGCAAAAAAGATTGCTTCGTTTTGGAGGTTGTTTCATGCTCTTTGTTGTCACGTTCATGTCATTGAAGGGTTGTTATGTTTATAGTTTGCTCATTGGTTGCATAATGGGAGTGAATATAATTGCTCTTCAATATGCATGGGAACTAACGGCAAAAAAGACATCAATAGATGGATACCTGAAGAAGAAACGTATTGGGTTTATAGCGGCTACTACATTTGGTCATCTCATGGGCTTCAAACTCAATGCATACATTGGGTTGAGTCAAATGACTTGCATTACTTTATTCATCCTTCGCGATCTGTATTTTTACTTCCGAATCAAGAAGGCGCAAAATGAAGGAATACCTATCCATATCTTTCGAAAACAAATAATGACGTCGTCTCGAGGACAGGACGCAACAGTAATGAAGCTTATTGTATGGGACTTTGCAGGAGATTCCATTTATCAAGGCATGCAGCAATATTTTCTTCCAGAAAAGGCTGTTTATTTACTTGCGTTTAGTTTTGAGATGGCGTGGGAAAATCCAAGGCAACAGGTGGAAAGGTTAAAACAGTGGCTGTATACAATAAAAGCCCATTCCATGGCACACGATGCACTTGTTTTCATCGTCGGTACACATCGCGATAGTGTCAAACACCATGTGGGATTCCTGAACGAAATTGCCGAACAGCTTCGAAAGTCATTATACAATGAATTTTGTGGTATCCTCGCAATAAATGCAAATTACGAATCTCCTCTATTTGTTGTAGAAAACTCTCTTCCTATCGACGAAGATGGGGTGCTATTGAGGGAAACCATCACACGCAAAGCAAAGGAGAGACCATTTCTTAAACAGAAACAGCCAGTTAAGTTTCTTCGCCTTCTGAACATGATTAAGCAATGGAAGAGTGGAAGTGAGGGCCGATGGTATATTGAAAGAGAGTCCTTTCTAGAAAAAGCTGGTAGGAAGGGTTTCGAAGAAGAAGAAGTTGAGAGTTTTCTGAGATTTTGTCACTTCTCGGGTGAATTCATATACCGAAATGATGATGAAGTTATGCGAAATTACGTCATACTAGATCCACAGCATCTTCTTGATATCATGAAACAATTACTGAAGTTCCCGTTACTGTCGGAGCGGCTTCTCGAAAATGCCGAAAACTGGCTATCTTTGCAGACAAATGGCGTAGCGAGTGTGGATTTACTTACAGAAATTGTCGGTGATTATCCAGAATTGGTCAATACGATTACACGGTTTTTGGAGGCGTACAATATGCTGCTACCGATAGGGCCAGGAAATACGAATAACTTTACACACGGTATCGTACCTTCTCACCTTCCTGAGGAACCTGCTTTATGCTGGGACTGGGACAGCGCCGATGATGACGAAGAATACTTGTTTGATTTTGGATATGTGCCGAGTGAAGCCATTTTTTATCGCCTACTGGCTCGCTGCTGGTACCACAATCGCGGAGATGCACAAACAAATGGTAGGCTTTATCATCAACGTGGCATCTTTTGTTTCAAAGATAATTCGATTTTCTTCATGCTGCAGCTACAGATTCATTCTATCAACCAACAACTTATTAGAGTAGTGGTCCAAAGTACTGATGAACAACAAAGATACGGCTTTCAAGTCTTGCAATGGATCACTGGAGAGCTGGAAGATATTAGGAAGAAAGACTTCCCGCACCTACCATACAGACTGGGACCACGTTGCAAAATGTGTAGTGAGGGACAGGACACCATCAAGGTTCTAGAAATTTGCGGCAATGGAAAAGAATTCCCAACAGCTAACAGTCCAGTGAAGAAGTTGTTAGTGGACGGACGCTACCATGAAGTGTATATGGCACCAAAG CTCTCTGTATCATGTGGACGGAAGAATAGGCGTAGTTCGTCGGAATCATCGTCGTCCTCCGCTGCCGGAGATAACGGAAGACATCAAG GTGCTGTGGCAATTGGAGAAGGATCAAACAATGTGGTCATCAAAGCTGGTGACAATACGCAGATTAACCTACAATGCCCAGACCCCGAGATACAGCCAGATACCTAG